In one window of Candidatus Cloacimonadota bacterium DNA:
- a CDS encoding carboxypeptidase-like regulatory domain-containing protein — MLKRILFLLLVTLFVSTSLFAGTTGKLAGKVTDESGNAVPFANVVLEGKEIGAQTDDKGTYIIINIPPGEYDIVCMRQGFQSERVTGVKINLDLTTILNFELSKDIVEIEGFTVTEAAIEMVQKTKTNSGRTINTNDIEDVAVNDLEGVIAIQAGVTEQNGELHIRGGRSNEVAYTVDGMSVSDPVDGGSALTVDMDAVEVTDVKTGGFTAEYGNAQSGIVNIITKSGSEIYSGKIEASSDHLIPGTLHSNNDETKFAFGGPVIPFAGEDLKKKFTFFLNGVGSWSDSRYWKHYKNDPNEELEYLTVESFEENDPYASRDDILGFDTGNRNYNDYNANIKLKYEFSPTSNITFAARGDKAEYNVFNYFWKYAMEHYQHYESSQQQFVTTYDHTFNSQTNLKIKASYYSKDVQRKPIGISLDDFFVQDEANFDYFAENQLYDCSGIDYLTDEQGLLGNESIYPWTIFTSSGVEEPLGSYTNFVRPGAIYGFFQDDENSILTLRSDFEYQYNEIHGFKTGFEFIRHDIKKNQVISPWTVDETRYQDFLNGSDPAYWFYDFSDLTEDEIDDYIATYNLSQKENSDYIYYNSNMYEEPAGEELDEYFTINTYDLDDYYNATVFASGQTDGYEANPYQAAYYLQDKMEWEGMIVNAGVRLDFWYLGEKYKIIKNGGIERWEEFDKDERFQMLVSPRLGVSHPISESSVLHFAYNYQNQLPQMQYIFTTYTEQDAVTSNVPVQVGKPSLEPQVTVTYEVGLQKQLSDDFVMDVNAYFKNIYNYPSLVQKESETDDNVTWLEWDSQDYGSARGIDFNLEKRLSSFIMGSASYSLAWAFGNNSDDVVQSETTDLREFPLDWDMRHNFTFNVTFRVQRGEDFYVPFTDFAVPQFITNDLSTNFNYNITSGTPYTPTTVEGNALETNSKLKPHYEKANLRLTKKIKLSQSTEKLYLRAYFGIDNLFNRRNVRNVYPITGSPYYDGADISDPTGFTSEEVQYVHDLSTKNPANVDQGRTYTFGISFHF; from the coding sequence ATGCTAAAAAGAATTCTTTTTTTGCTGTTAGTAACACTGTTTGTAAGCACATCACTTTTTGCTGGAACCACAGGTAAACTTGCAGGTAAAGTAACCGATGAAAGCGGTAATGCTGTGCCTTTTGCCAATGTGGTATTAGAAGGAAAGGAGATTGGTGCACAAACAGATGACAAAGGTACTTATATAATCATAAACATTCCACCTGGAGAATATGACATAGTATGTATGCGACAAGGTTTTCAATCTGAGCGTGTAACAGGTGTGAAGATCAACCTGGATTTAACAACAATTCTTAACTTTGAGCTTTCTAAAGATATTGTTGAGATCGAAGGTTTTACAGTTACGGAAGCTGCCATCGAAATGGTTCAAAAGACCAAAACAAACTCTGGTCGAACCATTAATACTAATGATATTGAAGATGTAGCTGTTAATGATTTGGAAGGTGTAATTGCTATTCAAGCTGGTGTAACCGAACAAAATGGTGAACTTCATATCAGGGGTGGACGTTCCAACGAAGTAGCCTATACTGTAGACGGAATGTCAGTTTCTGACCCTGTCGATGGTGGATCTGCTCTTACTGTTGACATGGATGCAGTAGAAGTGACCGATGTGAAAACCGGTGGTTTTACTGCCGAATATGGAAATGCCCAATCTGGAATCGTAAACATCATAACCAAATCTGGTTCTGAAATTTATTCTGGAAAAATTGAAGCATCTTCCGACCATCTAATCCCGGGAACTTTGCATTCCAATAATGATGAAACAAAGTTTGCCTTTGGCGGGCCTGTAATTCCATTTGCTGGTGAAGATCTGAAAAAGAAATTTACCTTCTTCTTAAATGGTGTTGGAAGTTGGTCAGATTCCAGATATTGGAAACACTATAAAAATGATCCTAATGAAGAGTTAGAATATCTTACTGTTGAATCATTTGAAGAGAATGATCCATATGCATCTCGTGATGATATCCTGGGGTTTGATACTGGAAATAGAAATTATAATGACTATAACGCAAATATTAAACTGAAATATGAATTCAGTCCTACATCAAATATTACTTTCGCTGCTCGTGGAGACAAAGCTGAATATAATGTTTTCAATTATTTCTGGAAATATGCTATGGAACATTATCAGCATTACGAAAGTTCCCAGCAACAATTTGTAACAACTTATGATCATACTTTCAATTCTCAAACTAACTTAAAAATAAAAGCAAGTTACTATTCAAAAGATGTTCAAAGAAAACCTATAGGAATTAGCCTGGATGATTTTTTTGTTCAGGATGAAGCCAATTTTGATTATTTTGCTGAAAATCAACTTTATGATTGTTCCGGTATTGATTACTTAACAGATGAGCAGGGATTACTGGGAAATGAAAGTATTTATCCTTGGACGATTTTCACATCGAGTGGTGTTGAAGAACCTTTGGGCAGTTATACTAATTTTGTCCGTCCCGGAGCAATTTATGGATTTTTCCAGGATGATGAGAATAGCATCTTAACTCTGAGATCAGATTTTGAATATCAATACAATGAAATTCATGGTTTTAAAACCGGTTTCGAATTTATAAGGCACGATATAAAGAAAAATCAGGTTATCAGCCCTTGGACGGTTGATGAAACTCGTTATCAAGATTTTTTAAATGGTTCAGATCCTGCCTACTGGTTCTATGATTTTTCTGATCTTACAGAAGACGAGATTGATGATTACATCGCAACATATAATTTGAGTCAGAAAGAAAATTCTGATTATATATATTACAATTCAAATATGTATGAAGAACCTGCTGGTGAAGAATTAGATGAATATTTTACTATAAATACTTATGATTTAGACGATTATTACAATGCAACTGTTTTTGCTTCCGGCCAAACTGATGGTTACGAAGCAAATCCATACCAGGCAGCCTATTATCTGCAAGACAAAATGGAATGGGAAGGTATGATCGTGAATGCAGGTGTAAGATTAGATTTCTGGTATCTTGGTGAAAAGTATAAGATCATCAAAAACGGTGGAATAGAACGATGGGAAGAATTTGATAAAGATGAAAGATTCCAGATGCTTGTTTCCCCGAGGCTTGGTGTTTCTCATCCAATTTCTGAATCTTCCGTATTACACTTTGCCTACAATTATCAAAACCAATTACCACAGATGCAATATATTTTTACTACCTACACAGAGCAAGATGCTGTTACAAGTAATGTGCCGGTTCAGGTTGGTAAACCAAGCTTGGAACCTCAAGTTACTGTAACATATGAAGTAGGTTTGCAAAAACAGCTGAGTGACGATTTTGTAATGGATGTTAATGCATATTTCAAGAATATTTACAATTATCCAAGTTTAGTTCAAAAGGAAAGTGAAACTGACGATAATGTAACCTGGTTGGAATGGGATTCTCAAGATTATGGTAGTGCCCGAGGAATTGACTTCAACCTGGAAAAGAGATTGTCTTCGTTTATCATGGGATCTGCCTCTTATTCTCTTGCCTGGGCTTTTGGAAATAACTCTGATGATGTCGTTCAATCTGAAACAACTGATCTGCGTGAATTTCCGTTGGATTGGGATATGAGACATAACTTTACTTTCAATGTTACTTTCAGAGTTCAAAGAGGTGAAGATTTTTATGTGCCATTCACAGATTTTGCTGTTCCACAATTCATTACAAACGACCTTTCTACAAACTTCAACTACAACATAACTAGTGGAACTCCCTACACTCCTACAACTGTGGAAGGAAATGCTCTGGAAACAAACAGCAAGCTTAAACCACATTACGAAAAGGCTAATTTAAGATTAACAAAGAAAATCAAATTATCTCAATCTACAGAAAAACTATATCTTAGAGCTTATTTCGGTATCGATAACCTGTTCAATCGCAGAAATGTAAGAAACGTATATCCTATCACAGGTTCACCATATTATGATGGTGCAGATATCAGTGATCCGACTGGGTTCACATCTGAAGAAGTACAATATGTTCACGACTTATCAACAAAAAATCCTGCAAATGTTGATCAGGGTCGTACATATACATTTGGAATTTCATTCCATTTCTAA
- a CDS encoding lipoate--protein ligase family protein has protein sequence MKWRILYSGKMGSAENMAVDEAVMEGVISGTSLPTIRFYDWSPPTVSCGYNQIISKEVDLDLVTAQGYGFVRRPTGGRLVLHEDEVTYSIIARCKGKLGGNVSESYYEISKALATGFRIIGVNVELEKGSLSSSHQRQDVNPCFASSSRFELNYNRRKIVGSAQVRKEGVLLQHGSILLDHDQSKLAFLMPNIDTDKRNKLAKYLAKKTVALNQILDTPITFSDAVLGFTIGFEKHWNNDNFIISEKLSSKEENVVENLVKTKYLTAEWNKRK, from the coding sequence ATGAAATGGAGAATTTTATATTCAGGCAAAATGGGATCGGCAGAAAATATGGCTGTCGATGAAGCAGTTATGGAAGGAGTAATCAGTGGAACTTCACTGCCAACTATTCGCTTCTACGATTGGTCACCTCCAACAGTTTCATGCGGTTATAATCAAATCATTTCCAAAGAGGTAGATTTAGATTTGGTGACAGCACAGGGATATGGCTTTGTGCGAAGACCGACAGGTGGTCGGTTGGTTTTGCATGAAGATGAAGTCACTTATTCGATAATTGCACGCTGTAAAGGGAAGCTCGGCGGCAATGTTAGCGAAAGTTATTATGAGATAAGTAAAGCTCTGGCAACAGGTTTTAGAATAATTGGCGTAAATGTAGAACTTGAAAAAGGGAGTTTATCATCATCTCATCAGCGACAGGATGTAAATCCTTGTTTTGCCAGCAGTTCCAGGTTTGAACTGAATTATAATAGAAGAAAAATCGTAGGAAGTGCTCAAGTAAGAAAAGAAGGTGTTCTTCTTCAGCATGGCTCAATTCTGCTTGATCATGATCAAAGTAAATTAGCTTTCCTGATGCCTAATATTGATACTGACAAAAGAAATAAACTGGCAAAATACTTAGCCAAGAAAACAGTAGCTTTAAATCAGATATTAGATACACCAATAACCTTTTCGGATGCTGTTTTGGGCTTTACAATAGGATTTGAAAAACACTGGAATAATGATAATTTTATTATTTCAGAAAAGCTTAGTTCGAAAGAAGAAAATGTTGTAGAGAATTTAGTTAAGACTAAATACTTGACAGCTGAGTGGAATAAAAGAAAATAA
- a CDS encoding sugar kinase gives MDLVIVGSVALDAVKTPYGQVDRVLGGSAVYASMAARYFCRPGIVGVVGEDFPAEYLKLIKDQEIDTSGLQTRKGKTFFWKGNYNNMNCAETLDTQLNVFADFDPIIPQEYRKTKYIFLGNIDPVLQLEVLQQVENPDLTAMDTMNFWINGKRSELLEVIKKIDVLFINEDELRMLTVEKNILKAAKEALEYGPQLIVCKRGEYGAFVFGEDFLFYCPAYPIFDVIDPTGAGDSFAGGFLGYLAQAGKIDKESFKKAMQLGTITASFCVEDFSLNKLSKIELKKIEARAGSLQKYVSFK, from the coding sequence ATGGATCTTGTAATTGTCGGTTCTGTTGCTCTGGATGCAGTTAAAACTCCTTATGGCCAAGTAGATCGCGTACTGGGTGGTTCTGCTGTTTATGCCTCAATGGCAGCCCGGTATTTTTGCAGACCTGGAATCGTGGGAGTAGTAGGAGAAGATTTTCCAGCCGAATATTTGAAATTGATTAAGGATCAGGAAATAGATACTTCTGGATTGCAGACAAGAAAAGGTAAAACTTTTTTCTGGAAAGGAAATTATAATAATATGAATTGCGCGGAAACGCTGGATACTCAATTGAATGTTTTTGCCGATTTTGATCCAATAATTCCTCAAGAATATAGAAAAACAAAATACATCTTTCTGGGAAATATCGATCCTGTTCTTCAATTGGAAGTTCTGCAGCAAGTTGAAAATCCTGATCTAACAGCAATGGATACAATGAATTTCTGGATAAATGGTAAGCGAAGTGAATTGTTAGAAGTTATCAAAAAAATCGATGTTCTTTTTATTAACGAAGATGAATTAAGAATGTTAACGGTTGAAAAAAATATTCTGAAAGCTGCCAAAGAAGCCTTGGAATATGGGCCACAATTAATTGTTTGTAAACGCGGAGAATATGGAGCTTTTGTATTTGGAGAGGACTTTCTTTTTTATTGTCCGGCTTATCCAATATTTGATGTTATCGATCCAACTGGAGCGGGAGATTCTTTTGCTGGGGGTTTCCTGGGATATTTGGCTCAAGCAGGAAAGATTGATAAAGAAAGTTTCAAAAAGGCAATGCAGCTTGGAACTATCACTGCTTCTTTTTGTGTAGAAGATTTCAGTTTGAATAAACTATCAAAAATCGAACTGAAGAAGATCGAAGCAAGAGCAGGATCACTGCAAAAATATGTTTCTTTCAAATAG
- a CDS encoding pyridoxal phosphate-dependent aminotransferase, whose amino-acid sequence MKIQISHRAKAIRPSPTLTVSALAKQMKAEGIEVINFGVGEPDFNTPDYIKKEAHVALHQNFTRYTDTSGIPELRKAISEKLKRDNNLDCDPTDILVSPGAKASIVFVLMTICDPRDEVLIPSPYWVSYTAQVEMVDAFPILLPTTMAKNFKINAKQLEETILTLSSPKALILNSPNNPTGTVYTMKELEEIAEVCLKHEIVIISDEIYEKLIYDGLEHVSIATISPEVREQTILINGLSKAYAMTGWRLGYAAGPKEVIRRASRIQSHTTSCVNSMTQRAAVAALRNGDDSIIKMRDQFEKRRNFLVAELNNIPNIKCRMPQGAFYAMPNIQYYLQNNRQGIKDTVDFCEYMLKENRVAIVPGSAFGANKLVRFSYANSMENIEEGLKRFRNGLDEMLYRK is encoded by the coding sequence ATGAAAATTCAGATTTCTCATCGGGCAAAAGCAATTAGACCTTCTCCCACACTCACTGTTTCGGCCCTGGCAAAACAGATGAAAGCAGAAGGAATCGAAGTAATAAACTTTGGAGTTGGTGAACCTGATTTTAACACACCGGATTATATAAAAAAAGAAGCTCATGTGGCTTTACATCAAAATTTTACACGCTATACCGATACATCAGGAATCCCAGAGCTGAGAAAAGCGATTTCAGAAAAATTGAAGCGTGATAACAATCTGGATTGTGATCCGACTGATATTCTTGTTTCTCCTGGTGCAAAAGCTTCCATTGTTTTTGTGCTTATGACCATCTGCGATCCTCGTGATGAAGTTCTTATTCCGTCTCCATACTGGGTCAGTTATACAGCGCAGGTGGAAATGGTTGATGCCTTTCCGATCTTGCTTCCCACAACAATGGCTAAAAATTTCAAGATTAATGCCAAGCAACTGGAAGAAACAATTTTAACCCTCAGCAGTCCCAAAGCTTTGATTCTGAATTCTCCTAACAATCCAACCGGAACCGTGTATACGATGAAAGAACTTGAAGAGATTGCTGAAGTTTGTTTGAAACATGAGATCGTGATAATTTCTGATGAGATTTATGAAAAATTGATTTATGACGGATTGGAACATGTTTCGATTGCTACAATTTCTCCTGAAGTTCGTGAGCAGACAATTTTGATAAATGGACTTTCCAAAGCTTATGCAATGACTGGTTGGAGATTGGGTTATGCTGCTGGGCCGAAAGAAGTTATTCGGCGTGCCAGCAGAATACAAAGTCACACAACATCCTGTGTGAATTCCATGACGCAGAGAGCAGCAGTTGCTGCCCTTAGAAATGGTGATGACAGCATCATAAAAATGAGAGATCAATTTGAAAAAAGACGAAATTTTTTAGTAGCAGAATTAAATAATATTCCTAATATAAAATGCCGTATGCCGCAAGGTGCATTTTATGCAATGCCAAATATTCAATATTACCTGCAAAATAACAGGCAGGGCATCAAAGACACGGTAGACTTTTGTGAATATATGCTAAAAGAAAATAGAGTTGCAATTGTACCAGGATCAGCTTTTGGAGCAAATAAATTAGTAAGATTCTCATATGCCAACAGCATGGAAAATATCGAAGAAGGATTGAAACGGTTTAGAAACGGTCTGGACGAAATGTTGTATCGTAAATAA